The following proteins come from a genomic window of Amaranthus tricolor cultivar Red isolate AtriRed21 chromosome 14, ASM2621246v1, whole genome shotgun sequence:
- the LOC130799622 gene encoding uncharacterized protein LOC130799622, with protein sequence MDESSASGGGRGKNKRFWTAQEDKALVEALSELAVDPHWRCENGFRSGYMVRLEELIGKALPGCGLKALPHIDSRLKTLVAKFRAISQMLNTSGFVWDDEKKMISVDRAVYDEYCKNHPNCKNLFGVSFPHFHELMNVYGKDYATGKPAEDYVEAIQNLQNVAPPQVTLDSSDDEGIDASGNATQTVTSPPAKKMKTEKTSNKRSKRGNAGEGSSNELASLQAFMKDMNVHLSTMANVMARTDDREQKVVEQTEKVLEELLSFNLEGVTPNQVFEVANILTSQPNKLLIFSKCPDALKSDYVKSLLGGNSNA encoded by the exons ATGGATGAAAGTAGTGCTAGTGGAGGTGGAAGGGGAAAAAACAAACGATTTTGGACTGCCCAAGAAGATAAGGCTCTTGTGGAAGCCTTGTCAGAGTTAGCTGTTGATCCTCACTGGAGGTGTGAAAATGGATTTAGAAGCGGCTACATGGTTCGCTTAGAGGAGCTCATAGGTAAGGCTCTTCCTGGTTGTGGTTTGAAGGCTCTGCCACACATTGATTCTCGACTTAAGACACTTGTAGCCAAGTTTAGGgctatttctcaaatgttaaataCAAGTGGATTCGTCtgggatgatgaaaaaaaaatgatttctgTAGATCGGGCTGTTTATGACGAGTATTGCAAG AATCATCCGAATTGCAAAAACCTGTTTGGAGTTTCATTTCCGCACTTTCATGAACTAATGAATGTTTACGGCAAGGATTACGCTACCGGAAAACCAGCTGAAGATTATGTTGAAGCAATACAGAATTTGCAAAACGTTGCCCCTCCACAAGTTACacttgattcaagtgatgatgagggAATTGATGCTAGTGGTAATGCCACTCAAACTGTTACTTCTCCTCCtgctaaaaaaatgaaaactgaAAAAACTTCTAATAAAAGAAGTAAGAGAGGAAATGCTGGTGAAGGTAGTTCTAATGAGTTGGCTAGCTTACAAGCATTCATGAAAGACATGAATGTTCATCTTTCAACTATGGCAAATGTGATGGCCCGCACTGATGATCGTGAGCAAAAAGTAGTTGAACAGACTGAGAAAGTGTTAGAGGAACTACTATCTTTTAATTTAGAAGGTGTAACTCCTAACCAAGTTTTTGAAGTGGCTAACATTCTAACCTCACAACCAAACAAGCTCCTCATATTTTCAAAGTGTCCCGACGCTTTGAAAAGTGATTATGTTAAGAGTCTTCTTGGAGGAAATAGTAATGCTTAG
- the LOC130799614 gene encoding protein ANTAGONIST OF LIKE HETEROCHROMATIN PROTEIN 1-like isoform X2, translating into MASIGTSLKRKRNWDCIRFIITMINCVVLLHLMLYSMRKTIYDSHYVKLDKKTRRKMRLHNLNRMIRESDTLCRNYLRINRYTFGVLLEMVRDIGGLNETRNTCLEEMVAGFLYTLAHHKKNRMMGAHFYRSGETISRQFHACLLAILKLHDILLKKPTPIQEDCNDERWKYFKNSLGALDGTMILVNVPCDERSKYRTRKGTLAMNVLGVCSPEMEFIYVLPGWEGSAHDGRILRDAISRPNGLKVPKGCYYLCDGGYTNGEGFLAPYRGHLYHLREWNNGPRQPQTAEEYFNLRHAKARNVIERCFGLLKGRWGILRSPSWFSLQTHGRIVLACALLHNLVKRYMLAEFDDEDLFEENDSDDNDGDDNDGDVNEEDDVEYITSIAVTDPWTNFRNTMAQHMFNDWRARQRRLTL; encoded by the exons ATGGCTAGCATTGGTACTTctttgaaaaggaagagaaattggGATTGTATTCGGTTCATAATTACTATGattaattgtgttgtgttgCTACATTTGATGTTGTACTCGATGAGAAAAACTATATACGATTCCCATTATGTTAAGCTTGATAAAAAAACTAGGAGAAAAATGAGATTGCACAACTTGAATAGAATGATTAGAGAAAGTGACACTTTGTGTAGGAACTATCTTCGTATAAATCGATACACATTTGGTGTTCTTTTAGAGATGGTTAGAGATATTGGTGGattaaatgaaacaagaaaCACATGTTTGGAAGAGATGGTTGCGGGTTTCTTATACACATTAGCTCaccataagaaaaatagaatgatgGGTGCACATTTTTATAGAAGTGGTGAAACTATTAGTAGACAATTTCATGCTTGTTTGTTAGCAATCTTAAAGTTACATGATATTCTTCTTAAGAAACCAACACCAATACAAGAGGATTGCAACGATGAAAGATGGAAATATTTCAAg aaTTCATTAGGTGCCCTTGATGGTACAATGATTCTAGTGAATGTTCCTTGTGATGAGCGATCCAAATATCGGACTAGAAAAGGTACCCTTGCTATGAATGTATTAGGAGTATGTTCACCCGAGATggaatttatatatgtcttaccTGGTTGGGAGGGGTCGGCACACGATGGTCGGATTCTTCGAGATGCTATTTCTAGGCCTAATGGGTTGAAAGTTCCAAAAG gtTGTTATTATCTATGTGATGGAGGATATACTAATGGAGAAGGATTCCTTGCACCCTATAGAGGGCATCTTTATCATCTTAGAGAATGGAATAATGGCCCCCGACAACCCCAAACCGCCGAAGAATATTTCAACTTAAGGCATGCAAAAGCTAGAAATGTGATTGAGAGATGCTTTGGATTACTCAAGGGAAGATGGGGGATTCTTAGAAGTCCTTCTTGGTTTAGTTTACAAACACATGGTCGAATTGTACTTGCTTGTGCTTTATTACATAATTTGGTAAAGAGATACATGCTTGCAGAATTTGATGATGAGGACTTGTTTGAGgaaaatgatagtgatgataatgatggtgatgataatgatggtgatgttaatgaggaagatgatgtgGAGTACATAACCTCCATTGCTGTAACCGATCCATGGACGAATTTCCGAAATACAATGGCCCAACATATGTTCAATGATTGGAGGGCTAGACAACGCAGACTTACTTTGTGa
- the LOC130799614 gene encoding heat shock factor protein HSF8-like isoform X1: MESSSTATISGGNAPTPMSNVNGPPPFLCKTYDMVDDPATDSVVSWSTTNNSFVVWNPPEFARDLLPKYFKHNNFSSFVRQLNTYGFRKVDPDRWEFANEGFLRGQKHLLKSITRRKPAPGHGNQHQQQAPQQTSSVGACVEVGKFGLEEEVERLKRDKNVLMQELVRLRQQQQTTDNQLQTMVQRLQGMEQRQQQMMSFLAKAVQSPGFLAQFVQQQTESNRCISDANKKRRLKQDGVSESENSTLPDGQIVKYQPLGKDSTHAMLHQLREMNANFNSNSGDFYSGDSSSTSALDNETPASRVSGVTLQEVSPTSVPAYSTSAANIAAVSRDAVVSEIESSPVITRAENLPIPELSEISGLVTPESISSVSLPQTTAVIPEIPALPDLVQNSVNIPGGNFMLDETGDNEFMDLSSVPLEGTSSIDIDKLSPPDIDALLDDASWEQFLDRNIISFDDRNESDFPNIDISTEGTEVQPLENGWSKHQRMDQLTEQMGLLNSDNTLL; this comes from the exons ATGGAGTCTTCTTCAACCGCCACTATTTCCGGCGGAAATGCGCCAACTCCGATGTCTAACGTCAATGGGCCGCCCCCATTTTTGTGTAAAACTTACGACATGGTGGATGATCCAGCTACTGATTCTGTAGTTTCATGGAGTACTACCAATAACAGCTTCGTTGTTTGGAATCCTCCTGAGTTTGCTCGTGATCTTTTACCCAAGTATTTCAAGCATAATAACTTCTCCAGCTTTGTTCGTCAGCTTAACACCTAT GGCTTTAGAAAGGTGGATCCAGACCGCTGGGAATTTGCCAATGAGGGGTTCTTGAGGGGTCAGAAACACCTGCTTAAGAGCATTACTCGCCGAAAGCCTGCTCCTGGACATGGCAATCAGCATCAACAACAAGCACCTCAACAGACTTCCTCTGTAGGAGCTTGTGTTGAGGTAGGCAAATTTGGGCTAGAGGAAGAGGTGGAGAGGCTTAAAAGGGACAAGAATGTGCTTATGCAAGAACTTGTTAGACTGAGACAGCAGCAGCAGACGACTGATAATCAGTTGCAAACTATGGTACAGCGCCTGCAGGGAATGGAGCAGCGCCAACAACAAATGATGTCATTCTTGGCAAAAGCAGTTCAAAGTCCTGGATTCTTGGCTCAGTTTGTACAGCAGCAAACTGAGAGCAACAGGTGCATATCTGATGCTAATAAGAAACGAAGACTTAAGCAGGATGGTGTTTCTGAGAGTGAAAACTCGACCCTTCCTGATGGGCAGATTGTGAAGTACCAACCCTTGGGGAAAGATTCTACTCATGCAATGCTCCATCAACTAAGGGAAATGAATGCGAATTTCAATAGCAATTCAGGTGATTTCTACTCGGGGGATTCATCATCGACTAGTGCACTGGACAATGAAACGCCTGCAAGCCGGGTATCAGGAGTTACTTTGCAAGAGGTGTCACCTACTTCTGTTCCAGCTTATTCAACCTCAGCTGCAAACATTGCTGCTGTTAGTCGTGATGCTGTTGTGTCTGAGATAGAATCGTCTCCTGTGATTACCCGTGCTGAAAATCTGCCTATCCCAGAGCTTTCAGAAATAAGTGGACTGGTAACTCCAGAATCCATATCTTCTGTTTCTCTTCCCCAGACAACTGCTGTCATACCAGAGATTCCTGCTCTGCCTGACCTTGTCCAGAACTCTGTTAATATTCCCGGTGGAAATTTTATGTTAGATGAGACTGGAGATAATGAATTCATGGATCTGTCATCTGTTCCTTTAGAGGGGACAAGTTCAATTGACATTGACAAGTTGTCTCCTCCTGATATTGATGCTTTACTTGATGATGCCTCCTGGGAACAGTTTCTGGACCGTAATATAATTTCGTTTGATGATAGAAACGAGTCAGATTTTCCCAACATTGATATTTCAACAGAGGGAACAGAAGTGCAACCCTTGGAGAATGGGTGGTCTAAACATCAAAGAATGGATCAGCTTACAGAACAAATGGGTCTTTTGAATTCGGATAACACTTTACTTTGA